In Rhodococcus sp. OK302, one genomic interval encodes:
- a CDS encoding NAD-glutamate dehydrogenase: MTGQCRIHVLGQESSIGHAVQIVTDDMPGIVDSVLLAISRVHAIAAVVLHPVLNVERDADGVLASVPGAAEKSDAATSESWIHVSLRGDISPEAGRELHVCIETALAQMRVVNQSVGPLSAVRVDVEAELGGEDSPYDERVRDAVDFLRWCGRGNFTVIGYQLRDGLELRRSLGLLEGHPWIGAFAATLPGTPVLRVTSMPFVSGIEKSEYTAVVTVDWGGREHAFIGSFTSAGRNAHVFDIPAIGRRVRDVLTRSGHSVDSFAGRAMTEMVQALPLTELFTADPDLLYRSLTEVSGVDGRNNVHVYVRPLPSGNSVSALVFVPRERYSTTIRTAIEGVLKSELGAYALEFSSRISEFPLAVVHFTMSVDSLGGVGVPSAVADRIRERVVEACRTWEDALSAADPEHLRCDSSALAHYCAALPAGYKHDWNIDRALRDLVVLERLFVDGVELAFSGRAGLTLYVGGRSVSLGEVLPILQSFGVDVLDERPYRVVNTREIDCRIYEFGIRYPALPEAICPEDAEFSHRFSEAFRAMWTGTAEVDALNELISRTGSTWREVVMLRAYVEFLQQTGFSYSAGHIATVLCGHPEISVLLTELFAVRFDPEGGGEGAEIVTAAVESAIAEVSGMDADRILRAMFGLIRSTLRTNFYVRGDRFGSVGEGCVSFKFDSESIDELPSPRPKFEIFVYGAQVAGVHMRWGAVARGGLRWSDRREDFRTEVLGLVKAQAVKNAVIVPAGAKGGFVVKNPPTPTGVGDLDREALSAEGIRCYKSFISAMLDVTDNVDSRSGDVVPAARVVRWDGDDTYLVVAADKGTAKFSDIANAVAAQYNFWLGDAFASGGSVGYDHKALGITAKGAWSSVTRHFRELGIDTARDDFTAVGIGDMSGDVFGNGMLCSSHIRLIAAFDHRHIFLDPNPAAASSFAERQRLFSLSRSSWADYDPSTISAGGGVYARSVKSVPIGEPVRRALGLSEAVTELSPPELVHAILRAPVDLMWNGGIGTYVKAASETDLSVGDKGNDAVRIDAATVRARVVGEGGNLGFTQAGRIEFARAGGKINTDAVDNSAGVDCSDHEVNIKILLDGLVGANVLASADRDPLLASMAAEVSALVLADNESQNEVLGIARSESAALLGVNGRLISRLEKSGALDRALEGLPSKVSMGALAKSESGLSSPELAVVMAYVKLDLKRKLLAGSLLDDVAFVPTLIGYFPQPLQQNYAESIGRHPLRRDIVATVLTNEVVDHGGLSYVFRIADEVGADEEDAVRAFVLACAVFDLPRLWRDIRTADVGPAVSDQLTLVTRRLLDRASRWMLTRRPQPLDLGAETARFRDRVAAVADVVPHWLVGSEAERLRDRVEDSMERGAPEALAHRVQSLLDQFGLLDVVEIAETSGRNVPEVGELYFRLVEHVGLGRLLSGVSGLARDNRWNTLARLSLRDELYAAVRTLCLNVLSDGLPEDSAELMIAEWEARNSSKVVRARAAFAEFDASGHRDLAALSVATGLLRRMVA; the protein is encoded by the coding sequence ATGACTGGCCAGTGTCGGATTCACGTTCTCGGCCAGGAGTCGTCGATCGGCCATGCCGTCCAGATCGTGACCGATGATATGCCGGGCATAGTGGATTCAGTGCTGCTCGCGATCTCCCGCGTCCATGCCATCGCAGCTGTCGTCCTACATCCGGTCCTGAATGTCGAACGGGACGCTGACGGCGTGTTGGCTTCGGTACCGGGAGCGGCGGAGAAGAGTGATGCGGCGACGTCGGAGTCGTGGATTCACGTCTCGCTCCGGGGGGATATCTCGCCGGAGGCCGGCCGAGAACTGCATGTCTGCATCGAAACTGCTCTCGCGCAGATGCGAGTGGTGAATCAGTCTGTCGGCCCGTTGAGTGCGGTTCGCGTCGACGTGGAAGCTGAACTGGGAGGCGAAGACTCGCCGTACGATGAGCGAGTTCGCGATGCGGTGGACTTTCTTCGATGGTGTGGCAGAGGCAATTTCACTGTCATCGGATACCAACTTCGCGACGGACTCGAACTACGACGGTCGTTGGGGCTGCTCGAAGGACATCCGTGGATCGGTGCTTTCGCTGCAACGCTTCCGGGAACCCCTGTACTTCGAGTGACGTCGATGCCCTTTGTCTCAGGGATCGAGAAGTCGGAGTACACCGCGGTCGTGACCGTCGATTGGGGTGGGCGGGAACACGCGTTCATCGGTTCGTTCACGTCGGCCGGCCGCAACGCACACGTCTTCGATATTCCGGCAATCGGTCGCCGGGTGCGTGACGTACTCACGCGTAGTGGGCATTCCGTCGATTCCTTTGCGGGGAGGGCCATGACCGAGATGGTGCAGGCATTGCCGCTCACCGAACTTTTCACAGCAGATCCGGACCTGCTGTATCGATCATTGACCGAAGTCTCGGGCGTCGACGGCCGCAACAACGTGCATGTGTACGTGCGCCCCCTGCCGTCCGGGAACAGTGTGTCAGCGCTCGTATTCGTCCCGCGGGAGCGCTACAGCACCACCATCCGCACTGCGATCGAAGGAGTGCTGAAATCCGAATTGGGTGCATATGCACTCGAATTTTCCAGTCGAATATCCGAGTTTCCGCTTGCTGTAGTGCACTTCACGATGTCGGTCGACTCCTTGGGTGGGGTGGGGGTCCCGTCCGCGGTTGCAGATCGGATTCGGGAGCGCGTGGTGGAGGCATGCCGGACGTGGGAGGACGCCTTGTCGGCTGCCGATCCCGAGCATCTTCGGTGCGACTCGTCAGCTTTGGCGCACTACTGCGCCGCGCTACCAGCCGGGTACAAGCACGACTGGAATATCGATCGTGCCCTGCGTGACCTCGTCGTACTCGAGCGTCTTTTCGTCGACGGGGTTGAACTGGCATTCTCCGGACGGGCAGGTCTGACCCTGTATGTGGGCGGACGATCGGTGTCTCTCGGCGAAGTGTTGCCCATCCTGCAGAGTTTCGGCGTCGACGTACTCGACGAGCGTCCGTACCGCGTCGTCAATACTCGGGAAATAGATTGTCGAATCTATGAATTCGGCATTCGCTATCCGGCCTTACCGGAAGCGATCTGTCCCGAGGACGCCGAATTCAGTCACCGGTTTTCGGAAGCGTTCCGGGCGATGTGGACCGGCACGGCCGAAGTGGATGCGCTGAACGAACTGATTTCCCGAACCGGATCGACGTGGCGCGAAGTTGTGATGCTGCGGGCGTATGTGGAGTTCTTGCAACAGACAGGTTTCTCGTACAGTGCGGGCCACATAGCGACGGTACTGTGCGGACATCCGGAGATATCGGTGTTGCTCACCGAACTGTTCGCCGTCCGCTTCGACCCAGAGGGGGGAGGGGAAGGGGCCGAGATAGTCACTGCGGCGGTGGAATCGGCTATCGCAGAGGTATCGGGAATGGATGCGGATCGCATTCTCCGTGCAATGTTCGGGCTGATTCGCTCGACTCTGCGGACCAATTTCTACGTGCGGGGTGACCGCTTCGGCAGCGTGGGTGAAGGCTGCGTGTCGTTCAAGTTCGATTCGGAATCCATCGACGAACTTCCCTCTCCTCGACCGAAATTCGAAATCTTTGTCTACGGCGCGCAGGTAGCCGGCGTGCACATGCGATGGGGTGCTGTTGCCCGCGGAGGGCTTCGATGGTCGGATCGTCGCGAGGATTTCCGTACCGAAGTACTCGGTCTGGTCAAGGCGCAGGCAGTCAAGAATGCCGTCATTGTTCCGGCGGGCGCCAAGGGTGGATTTGTAGTCAAGAATCCGCCAACTCCTACGGGCGTAGGCGACCTCGATCGAGAAGCTTTGTCAGCTGAGGGGATTCGCTGCTACAAATCCTTCATCAGTGCGATGCTCGACGTCACCGACAATGTTGATTCCCGGAGCGGCGATGTGGTGCCGGCCGCGAGAGTGGTGCGGTGGGACGGCGACGACACCTATCTGGTGGTGGCGGCAGACAAGGGCACAGCCAAGTTCTCCGATATCGCCAATGCTGTAGCTGCGCAGTACAACTTCTGGCTCGGTGACGCCTTTGCATCGGGTGGGTCCGTCGGCTACGACCACAAGGCATTGGGGATCACCGCGAAGGGCGCGTGGTCCAGCGTCACAAGGCATTTCCGTGAGCTGGGTATCGACACTGCGCGTGACGACTTCACGGCGGTGGGAATCGGCGATATGAGCGGCGACGTTTTCGGAAACGGAATGCTCTGCAGCTCGCACATTCGTCTGATAGCAGCCTTCGACCATCGACACATATTCCTGGATCCGAATCCAGCGGCCGCGTCCTCGTTTGCGGAACGACAGCGACTGTTCAGTCTGTCCCGCTCGTCCTGGGCCGACTACGACCCGTCGACAATCAGTGCCGGTGGAGGTGTGTACGCGCGTTCGGTGAAATCGGTGCCGATCGGTGAGCCGGTGCGTCGGGCATTGGGTTTGAGTGAGGCGGTGACGGAACTGTCGCCGCCGGAGCTGGTGCATGCCATTCTGAGAGCGCCGGTCGATCTGATGTGGAACGGTGGGATCGGTACCTATGTCAAGGCTGCATCAGAGACCGATTTGTCGGTGGGCGACAAAGGAAATGACGCGGTGCGGATCGACGCGGCTACAGTGCGCGCCCGGGTGGTCGGTGAGGGTGGAAACCTGGGATTTACCCAGGCCGGGCGTATCGAGTTCGCTCGAGCTGGTGGAAAAATCAACACCGATGCGGTCGACAATTCGGCCGGAGTGGATTGTTCCGACCACGAAGTGAATATCAAGATTCTGCTCGACGGTCTGGTCGGCGCGAATGTGTTGGCCTCTGCGGACCGTGATCCGCTGCTGGCCTCGATGGCAGCTGAAGTATCAGCATTGGTATTGGCAGACAACGAATCTCAGAACGAGGTTTTGGGGATTGCTCGGTCGGAGTCCGCCGCACTACTCGGTGTGAACGGCCGACTTATCTCTCGGTTGGAGAAGTCGGGAGCATTGGATCGGGCATTGGAAGGGTTGCCGAGCAAAGTATCGATGGGGGCGCTTGCAAAATCCGAATCCGGGCTTTCCTCGCCGGAGTTGGCAGTGGTGATGGCGTATGTGAAACTCGATCTGAAACGAAAGTTGTTGGCGGGGAGCCTCCTCGACGACGTGGCATTTGTTCCGACGCTGATCGGCTACTTTCCTCAGCCGTTGCAACAGAACTACGCAGAGTCGATCGGGAGGCATCCATTGCGTCGCGACATCGTTGCGACGGTATTGACCAACGAAGTTGTCGACCACGGTGGACTGTCGTACGTCTTCCGGATCGCTGACGAGGTCGGAGCCGACGAAGAAGACGCAGTGCGCGCCTTTGTCCTAGCCTGTGCAGTGTTCGACCTGCCGAGGTTGTGGCGGGATATTCGTACGGCTGACGTTGGTCCGGCGGTATCCGACCAGTTGACGCTGGTGACGCGCAGACTGTTGGACAGGGCCTCACGCTGGATGCTCACGCGGAGGCCCCAACCGTTGGATCTGGGGGCCGAGACGGCACGTTTCCGGGACCGGGTGGCTGCGGTGGCTGATGTGGTGCCCCACTGGTTGGTCGGGTCCGAGGCCGAGCGTCTACGTGATCGTGTCGAGGACTCGATGGAACGCGGCGCTCCGGAGGCCCTGGCCCATCGTGTGCAGAGTCTGCTCGATCAGTTCGGGCTTCTCGACGTCGTAGAGATTGCGGAAACGTCGGGACGAAATGTGCCGGAGGTCGGCGAACTCTACTTCCGGTTGGTGGAGCATGTCGGTCTGGGGCGACTGCTCTCCGGCGTCTCGGGCCTGGCGCGAGATAATCGGTGGAATACTCTGGCGCGCTTGTCATTACGTGACGAATTGTATGCGGCCGTTCGGACTTTGTGCTTGAACGTGCTCAGCGACGGACTTCCGGAGGATTCGGCAGAGTTGATGATTGCGGAATGGGAGGCCCGGAACAGTTCGAAGGTTGTTCGGGCGCGTGCCGCATTTGCGGAGTTCGACGCGTCGGGGCATCGGGACCTTGCGGCACTGTCCGTAGCGACTGGACTCCTGCGGCGCATGGTGGCGTAA